Within the Caldisericia bacterium genome, the region TTACTTTCCTTATCTCAAGAGGAAACCTTAAAGAGGTTCAGGAAAGACTTGGTATTTCTTATCCAACGGCAAAGGCAAGACTTGAAGAACTCCTTGTATCCCTTGGTTTGTATAAGGAAAAAGCAAAAAACCCATTGATAAAAGAGATTTTAGAGAGACTGGAAAGAGGGGAAATAACCTCAAAGGAAGCAATAAAACTAATAAAGGAGGTAAAGAAAAATGGATGAGGAGATTTTAAGAAAACTTGATGAGTTGGTTAAGATGGGAAAACTTACAGAGGAAGAGAAGGAGGAAATATTAAAGGAAATTTTGGATGAGGAAAGTGATAAATCTTCAATGGAGACATTTAAGGGGAATTATAAGAGAGTCTCCATCAACATTGAGAGTCAGGATGTGGAAATAGAAGGAAGTGATATAGATAATATTCAAATAGAGGAAGGAATGGACACAGTTAACATAGAGGAGAAAGACGATGAATTGAAGATCATGAGTAAATTGAAGGTAAGACTCCTTCCTCATTTCAATTTCAATAAGTTTATATCCACCATACCAACTTTAAAGATTAAAGTACCCAAGGAGATAGATATTAATATACATACAATTTCCGGGGATGTCAAAGTTAAGGGAATAAAAGGTAAACTCTCGCTCAAAAGCTTAAGTGGAGACACAAAAATTGAAGAATTTGAAGGAGATATTAAATTTGATTCTACAAGTGGAGACCTTGAACTTATCAAGGTAAAGGGGGATGCAGATTTTCATTTAAAATCTGGAGATGTAAATATAAGAGAGTGCAAAATTAAAGGAACTCTAAAAACTTATTCAGGTGATGTTCGTATAGAGAAAAGCTTAATTAAAGGTCTCAACTTCAACATCTTTAGTGGAGATATCAGAGCGAGAGACATTCTAATTGAGGGAGACATAACAGGGAAAACTTACCATGGAGATATGGATCTTTCTATAAATTCTGATAATCTCTCAATCTCTCTCAAGACAAAAAGAGGTGATGTCAAAATTTTAAAAGATGGTGTAAGAGAGAAGATATCTAATAAGGAAGTTGTAATAGGTGAAGGTAAGAATAAAATTAACCTTGTAAGTTTAAGCGGAGATATAAAGATTTTTGTAAAGAGTCATGAACAAAACTATATTAAAAAATAGAAACTTTATTCTTCTGTTTGTAGGGCAGGGCATATCTTACCTTGGAGATGCCGTTTTTGAGACAGCTCTTATGTGGTATCTACTCCAAATAACCGGCTCATCACTTCTTATGGGAAGCGTAATGATATTTTTTATGGTCCCAAATCTTGTAACCAAAATATTTTCTGGAGTTTTGATAGATAGAGTTAGTAGAAGAAAAATTATGTTTCTCTCTAACCTCCTCAGTGGATTCTTGCTTTTTATAGGTGCTATCCTCTTTATTCTGGGATTACTTACAATTCCTGTAATCTTTTTTATGTCAGCTCTTCTTGGTTTTATCTCTGCCTTCTTTGAGCCATCTCAGTCTTCCATAATCCCGTCTATCCTGACAAAGGATCAGCTTATAAAAGGAAACTCACTACTACAACTTGTTTTTAGACTTTCCTATCTCGTTGGACCTGCCATATCTGGTCTTATCATGGCAAAACTTGGAATACTCTCTTTAATCATCTTTGATGCCATTTCATTTTTTATAGGAGCTTTCTGTATCTATTTAATAAGATTGGAGGAAAAGGCTAACTTACAAGTCAAGAGATTAAATCTTAAGATCTGGTTTCAGGAGTTTAAGGAGGGAATAAGTTTTATTATAAAAACCAAGGTAATTCTGTATCTTATAATTGCTCTGGCATGGATAAACTTTTTCTTCTCTCCTGTGGGAATACTTCTTGCCCCCTATGTTAAGAAAATTCTTGGAAAGAGTGTAATGGATTTCGGATTTTTAAATTCTGCTGTTTCTGTTGGTACTCTAATAGGTTTTACTTACCTATCCATTGCAAGAGTCAAAAGAAAAGGGTTTTACATTCTTATAGGATTTTTAGGAGCAGGAGTTTCTATTTTTCTTCTTGGTTTATCCAAAGACATGATTATGATTTATGGATCAATAATTATGGCGGGATTGTTTGTTGCCTTTGTGAGTAGTCCTATTATCTCTCTTATGCAGGAACTTACAGAGGAAAGAATGAGAGGAAGACTCTTTTCCACCATGTCCATTGTTACAGGAAGTCTTGCTCCCCTTTCAATTGGAATTTTCACCTCTATCGCAGATAAAATACCTGTTGATAAACTTTTCTCTTTTCTTGGTTTAATGGTGACATTGATATCCATTTCATTGTTTTTTGTTAAGGAGATTAGAAGAGCTTAAAATGTATTGTTTAATCTATTGACAAAAACAAAAAATAGTGTAATATATCCTATGCTCCTTGACAAATAGTTTAGATTTAATATAATTCTTATTGGATTGCCGGCGTAGCTCAGTGGTAGAGCAGCTGATTTGTAATCAGCGGGTCGGGGGTTCAAATCCCTCCGCCGGCTCCATTTGTGGAGAGGTAGCGAAGTGGTCAAACGCAGCAGACTGTAAATCTGCCGGCGAATGCCTTCGGAGGTTCGAATCCTCCCCTCTCCACCATGCGGGAGTAGCTCAGTTGGTAGAGCATCAGCCTTCCAAGCTGAGTGCCGCGGGTTCGAGTCCCGTCTCCCGCTCCATACATCGTTGCGGGGTGGAGCAGTGGTAGCTCGTCGGGCTCATAACCCGGAGGTCGCTGGTTCGAATCCAGCCCCCGCAACCATGCCCATGTAGCTCAGGAGGTAGAGCGTGTCCTTG harbors:
- a CDS encoding MFS transporter, with protein sequence MNKTILKNRNFILLFVGQGISYLGDAVFETALMWYLLQITGSSLLMGSVMIFFMVPNLVTKIFSGVLIDRVSRRKIMFLSNLLSGFLLFIGAILFILGLLTIPVIFFMSALLGFISAFFEPSQSSIIPSILTKDQLIKGNSLLQLVFRLSYLVGPAISGLIMAKLGILSLIIFDAISFFIGAFCIYLIRLEEKANLQVKRLNLKIWFQEFKEGISFIIKTKVILYLIIALAWINFFFSPVGILLAPYVKKILGKSVMDFGFLNSAVSVGTLIGFTYLSIARVKRKGFYILIGFLGAGVSIFLLGLSKDMIMIYGSIIMAGLFVAFVSSPIISLMQELTEERMRGRLFSTMSIVTGSLAPLSIGIFTSIADKIPVDKLFSFLGLMVTLISISLFFVKEIRRA
- a CDS encoding DUF4097 family beta strand repeat protein yields the protein MDEEILRKLDELVKMGKLTEEEKEEILKEILDEESDKSSMETFKGNYKRVSINIESQDVEIEGSDIDNIQIEEGMDTVNIEEKDDELKIMSKLKVRLLPHFNFNKFISTIPTLKIKVPKEIDINIHTISGDVKVKGIKGKLSLKSLSGDTKIEEFEGDIKFDSTSGDLELIKVKGDADFHLKSGDVNIRECKIKGTLKTYSGDVRIEKSLIKGLNFNIFSGDIRARDILIEGDITGKTYHGDMDLSINSDNLSISLKTKRGDVKILKDGVREKISNKEVVIGEGKNKINLVSLSGDIKIFVKSHEQNYIKK
- a CDS encoding DUF2089 domain-containing protein; its protein translation is MKLPSKCPSCGEMLEITELRCPKCGTVVRGHYKLNKFLTLSPEEEKFLFTFLISRGNLKEVQERLGISYPTAKARLEELLVSLGLYKEKAKNPLIKEILERLERGEITSKEAIKLIKEVKKNG